Genomic window (Streptomyces sp. NBC_01431):
TGGAGCCCTTGGGTCGGCTGTGTCGTCCCACGCCCCGGATCAGCTCCTGTTTTCTCGGTCGTCGTCGCGGTGTCCGTCACCGCTCTCGTCGAGCAGCTCCCGCACGGCCTGGGCGACCGTCTCGGGGTACTCCATCATGGCCACGTGCCCGGCGTCGGGCAGGGTCAGCAGTCGCGCGTCCCGGAAGGCGGCCGCCGCCCGGCGGGCCATCCGGTACGAGACCAACTGGTCGCGGCCGCCGTACACGAGCAGCGTCGGCGCGAGCACCCGCTCCGCCTGCCGCCACAGACCGTGCTGGCCGCCCAGTGTGTAGGCGTCCACGATGCCACGGGCCGAGCGGGCCATCGCGTCCCAGAAGTACGGCAGTTCCAGGCGCCGCCGCATCTCCTCCACGGCGGCCTCGAAGCCCTCGGGGCTCACCCGTCCGGGGTCCCCGTAACAGAGCGCCAGCACGCCGCGGGTGCGGTCCTCGGGGCTCCAGCCCCGCGTCATCCGGGCGAACAGTGCGGCGACGCCGGGCACCGCGACCAGCGCGGTCGGCCAGGCGTTGCGCTGCACCCGGATCTCCGGCAGCGCGGGCGAGATGAGCGTCAGGGTGCGCACCAGATCGGGGCGGACGGCCGCTATCCGGGTCGAGACGGCGCCGCCGAGGGAGTTGGCGATGAGGTGGACCGGGCCCCGCTCGGCCGAGTCGAGCAGCCGGATCACGGCGCGGGCGTGCCCGGTGACCGAGTAGTTGCCGTCGTCCGGCGGCGGGGAGTCCCCGAAGCCGGGCAGATCCAGCGCCTCGCCGTCCAGCCGGTCGGCGAGCAGCTTCATCAGCGCCGACCAGTTCTGCGAGGACCCGCCGAGCCCGTGGACGTACAGCGCGGGTTCGAGGCCGGGCCGGGTGCCGGGGCGCGAGCGGACGCTCAGCGTCAGGCCGGGCAGGCTCACGGAACGCAGCTCCTCGCCCTCCGCGACCCTGACCGCGCCCACCCGTGGGGCCACTGAAGCGGTGGCGAGGGTTTCCGGCAGCTCGGTCGAGGACATGCGGGCAATGTTACGAGACGATCACACTGTGGTTCATGTGTTCGCCGTCACAGGCCGCATAGCGTCTTCCCCGGGGACCTCCTAGGCTCATAAGTAGCCCCTACCTCACTCCGAGTGGACCAAAAAGGGAGCGTCATGCCCGTCGACCCGAGCGATCCGGAAACCTTCCAGGAAGAAGAGGACGACGCCGCGGAACTGTCCGAGGAGAGCAACGAGGCGGACGCCGCCGAACAGCACACCGCCGTACGGCAGGACCACGACGACCCGCTGACCCGCCTCGACCCGGCCGTCGCCAACGAGGCCGATGCGGTCGATCAGGCGCGCGTGGTGGCACTGGACGAGGACGACTACCGCTGATTTGTACGGTTTCTCTGGATATATCCAGCTGCCCTGCGCGTCCGGTCCGTGAAATTCTGCGTTCGCACCGCGCACAGCCGGGTTACCCAAAAGTACGATGGCGGCGCGCGTACATCGCGCACCGAAACAACTTTGGGAGGCGGCGTGACAGCCATCGAGCAGACCGAGGCGGCGCGCCCGCGAGGCACGCGCCTGCCGCGCCGGGCCCGCCGCAATCAGCTCCTGGGCGCGGCCCAGGAGGTCTTCGTCGCACAGGGTTACCACGCGGCCGCGATGGACGACATCGCGGAACGGGCAGGCGTCTCCAAGCCGGTGCTCTACCAGCACTTCCCCGGCAAACTGGAGCTGTACCTGGCCCTCCTGGACCAGCACTGCGAGTCACTGCTGCACGCGGTCCGCACCGCGCTCGCGTCCACCTCCGACAACAAGCTCCGCGTCGCCGCGACGATGGACGCCTACTTCGCGTACGTCGAGGACGAGGGCGGCGCGTTCCGCCTGGTATTCGAGTCGGACCTGACCAACGAGCCCGCCGTGCGCGAGCGGGTGGACCGGGTCAGCCTCCAGTGCGCGGAAGCGATCTCGGACGTCATCGCCGAGGACACCGGCCTGTCCAAGGACGAGTCGATGCTGCTCGCCGTGGGGCTCGGCGGGGTCTCCCAGGTGGTGGCCCGCTACTGGCTCTCCAGCGAGTCGACCATCCCGCGCGACAAGGCGGTCCAGCTGCTCACCTCGCTGGCCTGGCGCGGCATCGCGGGCTTCCCGCTGCACGGCAGCGAGGGCCACTGAGAGCTCGCGGGGAGGGGCCGGGGCGGCCCATTCCTGAATTCTGTTCGCTCCTGGCGTTCAGCGACCGGCCATGTCCGGTCGCCTCTCCGGGCTAATGTGTGCAGCGTACGGCGCGGCTGACCGCGCACCGCACGAGGTCGGAGGGACATAGCCGTGGAGGTCAAGATCGGTGTGCAGCACGCACCCCGGGAGATCGTTCTGGAGAGCGGGCAGTCCGCCGAAGAGGTCGAGAGCGCGGTAGCCGACGCCCTCGCCGGCAAGGCGCAGCTGCTCAGCCTCACGGACGACAAGGGCCGCAAGGTCCTGGTACCGGCCGACAAGATCGCGTACGTCGAACTCGGCGAACCGTCGGTCCGCCGCGTGGGCTTCGGCGCGCTGTAGTACACCGGACGCACAGTAGGGGTGCCACCAGTGATCACTGGTGGCACCCCTTCTGCGTATCCGTGGGCCCGCTCGGCGCCGCGCGTCCCCTCGCCCGCTGACGCCGGGTCACGGTGACACCCTCCGGGGGGATTTCACCAGGTGTGATCATGCGCACACAAAAAGGAAGGGCGGAGCGGGTCTCGGGCTCGTTGGCGTTGCTTCCTCCCGGTGAGGGGAGGGTTGCGTTCCGCGAGCGTCGGGTAGGACGGGGGTGACCGGTCAACGGCCTGGCCACCCCGTAGGAGGCGACGTACATGCTCCTGGAAGCCCTCGGCTCCGTACTGCTGGGACTCGCCCTCGCGTGGGCCGCCGCGGCCCGGCTCCCCCACCGGCTGCCCGAGCGCCGCATGGTGCTGTCCGCCGGCCCGCTCGCGGGGCTCTTCGGCGCCTTCCTGACCCACTCGGCCGTCGGCCCGGGGCACGGAGTGACGACGGTGCTCGGCGCCACGTTCGTCGCCTCGGTCCTGCTGTCGCTACTGCTGCGGCCGACCCGCCGCCTGCGCCGGTCCGCGGCGTAGGCGGCGCTGTTGGCCGCGGCTAAGCGGCCAGGCCCAGGGCCGCCATCCGCCGGGTGTGGGCCTTGGTGATCCGGGTGAACATCTCGCCGACCGCCGCCAGGTCGAAGCCGACGGCCACCCCGTCGACCCCGCCGACCAGCATGGTCGAGAGCGCGTCGCGCTCGGCGACCACCCGCTGGGCCTGCGACAGGGCCTCGCCCATCAGACGTCGCGCCCACAGCGCGAGCCGGCCGCCGACGCGCGGGTCCGCCTCGATCGCCGCCCGCACCTTCTCCACGGCGAAGTTGCCGTGCCCGGTGTCGTCGAGGACCGACAGGACCAGCGACCGGGTGTCGGAGTCGAGGTGGCTGGCGACCTCGCGGTAGAAGTCACTCGCGATCGAGTCGCCGACGTACGCCTTGACCAGGCCCTCCAGCCAGTCCGACGGGGCGGTCTGGTGGTGGAAGTCGTCCAGGGCCTTCGCGAACGGCTCCATCGCGGCCGTCGGCTCGGCGTCGATCTGTGCGAGCCGGTCCCGCAGCCGCTCGAAGTGGTGGAATTCCGCGGAAGCCATCTTCGCCAGCTCCGCCTTGTCCTCCAGGGACGGCGCCAGCTTCGCGTCGTCGGCGAGCCGCTCGAAGGCCGCGAGCTCGCCGTAGGCGAGAGCGCCGAGGAGGTCCACGACCGCGGCGCGGTACTGGGGTACCGCCGACGCCACCGCCCAGTCCTGGGCGGCGATCCCGGTGCGCTCGGGCTCCGGGGCGGATTCTTCGGCTGCAGTGGCGTTGTCAGACGTCTCCATAAACCGCACAATAGCCCGCCCGGCGCAGGCTGTAAGGGGTGCCTCGGTCACACCCGTCGCCCCCGTCCCGCGAATTCTCCCAACACACATGCGCGAATCCGGGGTACAGTGGTAATGCGCCCGCTGAGTATTTCGACGGGCTGCATGAATGAGGATGCCCGGTCGGTTGCCCCGGTCGGCTCCGACCTGACAGCCCTCCGCAGGGCACGTATCAGTACGTGTCACCGACGAGGGATCCCTCAGCGGCACGAGCGCTTGAGCGACGGCAGTGGTCCCACGCCCCCCGGCAACACGATCGAGTCTGATCCCGCCGGACGACATGGGCACGGTACGACCCGCCGCGTTCGCCTCCGTACCGCGTCTCACAGAAGAGGCAGCACCCTGACTACGTTCCGAGAGCTCGGGATCCTCCCCGAGACCGCCGAAGCCCTTGAAGCCGTCGGCATCGTGTCCCCGTTCCCCATCCAGGAGCTGACGCTCCCCGTCGCGCTCTCCGGCGCCGACATCATCGGCCAGGCCAAGACCGGTACCGGCAAGACGCTCGGCTTCGGCCTTCCGCTCCTTGAGCGCGTCACCGTCCCCGCCGACGTCGAGGCGGGCCGGGCCGAGCCCGAGCAGCTCACCAACGCCCCGCAGGCCCTCGTCGTCGTCCCGACGCGCGAGCTGTGCCAGCAGGTCACCAACGACCTCCTCACCGCCGGCAAGGTCCGCAACGTCCGCGTTCTGGCGATCTACGGCGGCCGGGCGTACGAGCCCCAGGTCGAGGCGCTGAAGAAGGGCGTCGACGTGATCGTCGGCACCCCGGGCCGCCTGCTCGACCTCGCCGGTCAGCGCAAGCTCGACCTCTCCAACGTCAAGGCGCTCGTCCTCGACGAGGCCGACGAGATGCTCGACCTCGGCTTCCTGCCGGACGTCGAGAAGATCATCCAGCACCTGCCGCCCAAGCGTCAGACGATGCTGTTCTCCGCGACCATGCCGGGCGCCGTCATCGGCCTTGCCCGCCGCTACATGTCGCAGCCCACGCACATCCGCGCCACGTCGCCGGACGACGAGGGCACGACGGTCGCCAACACCGAGCAGTTCGTCTACCGCGCCCACTCCATGGACAAGCCGGAGATGGTCGCGCGCATACTGCAGGCCGAGGGCCGCGGACTCGCGATGATCTTCTGCCGTACGAAGCGGACCGCCGCAGACATCGCCGAGCAGCTCGCCAAGCGCGGCTTCGCCTCCGGCGCGGTCCACGGCGACCTCGGCCAGGGCGCCCGCGAGCAGGCGCTGCGCGCCTTCCGCAACGGCAAGGTCGACGTGCTCGTCTGCACCGACGTCGCCGCGCGCGGCATCGACGTCGAGGGCGTCACGCACGTCATCAACTACCAGTCGCCCGAGGAGGAGAAGACCTACCTCCACCGCATCGGCCGCACCGGTCGCGCGGGCAAGAAGGGCATCGCGATCACGCTCGTCGACTGGGACGACATCCCGCGTTGGCAGCTGATCAACAAGGCGCTCGACCTGAAGTTCCCGGACCCGCCGGAGACGTACTCGACGTCTCCGCACCTGTTCGAGGAGCTGAGGATCCCGGTGGGCACGAAGGGCGTGCTGCCGCGCGCCGAGCGCACCCGGGCGGGTCTCGCGGCCGAAGAGGTCGAGGACCTCGGCGAGACCGGTGGGCGCGGGCGCAAGTCCGCCGCCGCGGCTCCCGTCGTCACCGAGGAGCGTCCGGCCCGTACGCGCACACCGCGTCAGCGGCGCCGCACCCGGGGCGGGTCGCAGCTCGACGGTGCCGAGAGCGCTGCCGCGCCGGTCGCCGCCGCTGTCGCTTCGGTCGCGGCTCCCGCTGTCGCGGACACCGCCGAGACCGTGACCGAGCCGCGCACGCCGCGTCGTCGCCGTCGTACCCGGGTGGCCGCGCCGTCCCTCGCGCCGCAGGCCGCCGCCGCGCCCGTGATCGAGGCCGCGCCGGTCGCAGAAGCCGTTGCGCCCAAGCCGCGCCGGCGTCCCGCGCCGGTCGCCGAGACCGTCGCTGTGGCGGTCGCCGAGCCGGTCGAGCCCAAGCGTCCCCGTCGCCGGGTGCGCAAGGTGGCCGAGACGGCCGAGGTCGGTTTCGTGACGCCGGAGTCCGCCGCGCTGGAACTGGCGAGGGCGGCCAAGGCCGCGAACGCCGCCGCGATCGCCACGGTCGCCGACGCCGCGGTGGAGGAGGCGCCGGCGAAGCCGCGTCGCACCCGCGCCAAGAAGGCAGCGGCTGTCGTCGAGACGGTTGCGGCCGTGGCGACGGTCGAGGCCGTCGAGCCGGAGGCACCGGTCAAGCCGCGCCGCACCCGCGCCAAGAAGGTCGCCGAGGCGCCGGTCGTCGAGGTCGCCGAGGCGGTGGCCGAGGAAGCTCCGGTGAAGCCGCGTCGTACGCGCAAGAAGGCGGCGGAAGCCGTGGTCGAGGCCGTTGAGGCCGTCGAGACCGAGGCGCCCGTCAAGCCGCGCCGCACCCGCGCCAAGAAGGTCGCCGAGGTCGCGGCCGAGGTCGCCGAGGCGCCGGTCGCGCCGCGTCGCACCCGCGCCAAGAAGACCGCGGAGGTCGCCCCGGAGGCGGTCGCCGAGGTCGCGGAGGCTGTGGTGAAGCCGCGTCGAACGCGCAAGAAGGCTGCGGAAGCCGTGGTCGAGGCCGTTGAGGCCGAGGCTGTGGTGAAGCCGCGTCGCACCCGTGCGAAGAAGGCGGCGGCCGCGCCCGAGGCGTAACCCGCACCCCGCTGCGGCCCGGTTCCCCCTGCGGGGGGTGCCGGGCCGTTTGCATGTCCCCGCGCCTTTCCCGCTGTGACGTTGTGCGGCCGGCGCCGCGGGGGGGGCGCGCCCCGAACCCCGCTCCTCAAGGTGCCGGAGCGGCTGGAAGCCGCATCTGAGCGGTCTTTCCCCGGTACACGGCCGACGGGCGAAGTTACCCTCTGGTTATGAGCAAGCCCCGTTCCCTCGAACTTCCGCCCCGTACGCGGGCGTACCGACTCCGCACCGATCGGCAGGAGTTCGCCGTGCTCGACGCGGTGCCCGAAGGGCGCTCGCGCGGGACCGTGTTGCTGGTGCCCGGGTACACCGGCAGCAAGGAGGACTTCCTCGGGCTGCTCGGACCGCTGGGCGACGCCGGATACCGGGCCGTGGCAGTCGACGGGCGGGGGCAGTTCGAGAGCCCGGGGCCGCGGCGTACGACGGGGTACACGCCGCGCACGCTGGGCGCCGATGTGCTCGCGCAGGTCGCGGCGCTCGGTGGCGGGCCCGTCCATCTCGTCGGACACTCCTTCGGCGGGTTCGTGGCGCGGTCCGCGGCGCGCCTGGATCCCTCCGCGTTCCTCTCGCTCACGCTCCTCGCGTCCGGGCCGGGCCGGGTCGGCCCCGACCAGCGCACCAAGATCCGGATGCTCCAGGCGGCACTGCCGGTGCTGCCGCCGTCCTGGGTGTGGGCGGCCACGCAGTGGCTGGACGGCAGGGACCCGGCGTACGTCGCCGACCCGCCCGAGATCGTCACCTTCCTCACCCGGCGCTGGTACGCCACCCAGCCCGCCCAACTCATCGCCACCGGGCGGCAGTTGAGGGTCGAGCCGGACCGCACCGAGGGCCTCGCCAGGCTGCCGCTGCCTCTTCACGTCGCGTACGGGGACGGCGAATCGGTGTGGACCACCGGCGAGTTGGCGCACATGGCACGCAGCATCGACGCCCGGCACACCGTGATCCGGGGCGCCGACCACTCCCCCAACGTCTCCCACCCCGAGGAACTGACCGCCGCCCTGGCCGAGTTCTGGCAGGAGGCGACCACGCGCCGCGCCGCGTCGCGGACCGTCTAGGCCGCGGCCTAGTACTGCGACTGAAGGTGCTGCCAGAAGCCGTCGCGCAGCGCCCGGCGCAGGTCGGCGTGGCCGCGCAGGGAGCGCTGGAGCAGCCGTTCCGCCTCGTTGAGGAGTTCCTGGTCGACCGAGCCCGGCAGATAGGGGTGGCCGGGCAGCAGGTCGGCGAGGGCGGCGCGGCCGCGCTCGGAGAGCCAGGTGGCGGCGATGCGGGCGCCCACGAAGCGCACGTCCTCGCGGCTGGGCGCCGGGCCGTCCTGTTCGTACATCGTGACCGGCCGCCGGGTGACGTACGGCTTGCAGAAGTCGAGGTCGAAGGTGCGCTGGCTGTCGACCTCCCAGAGCAGCGGTTCGGCCTGGTTGCGGCCTTCGGCGGCTTCGATGCCCCAGAGGTGGACGCGGGCGCCGTAGCCCTGTGCGGCCTCGACGGCGGAGACGAGGTCCTCGTCTCCGCCGACCAGCGCGGCGTCGCTGATGGCGCGGTGCCTGGCCAGTGACTCCAGGTCGGAGCGGATCAGGGAGTCGACGCCCTTCTGCTGGTTGTTGGCGTTGAGGTTGCCGAGCCGGACCTTGACGTCGGGCAGCTCGGCGATGGACTGCTGCTCGATGGTGTGGATGCGGCGGCGGGCGCCGTCGTACCAGTACACCCGGAGCAGCCGGCTGTCCGCGAAGATCGTGCGCGCCTTGTCGATGAAGGCCTCGATCAGCCCTTCGGCGTCGAGGTCGAAGGAGCGCCGGTCCTCGGTGCCGGTGACGAGGAGACCGGCCGCGGCGTAGACGTAGCCGGCGTCCACGAAGATCGCGTGCGTGGAAGGCGTCTTGGCGACCTCGGCCAGCATGCGCTGGAGCAACTCGTTGGTGCGGTCCAGCTTGCGCTCCAGCTGGGCGGCGCTACCGCGGGGCGCCTGGGCTGGCTGGGGTTCCTGGGAATCGTCCATACGCCTCCATTGTCGGCGCCGCGGCGGACGGGGCACAACCGGGCGCCTGTGCTCGCCCTACGCCTTAGTAGTTAGCGAATCAAAAAATTTCCTTAGCGTAGGGAATGTTTGCTGGGGGCAACCCGTTGTACCCATACGGAACGCGTTGCACAGGAGCCACGCAATCCACTCTTAACGGGCGGGCAACCGCCCTGACGCCTCGCGGGAGCAGGCTGTGACCGCAGCCCCCCGCACCAGTAGTTCTCCTAGCAGGAGGATCAGACGAAGGGAGAAGCCTTGCGCTTCGAAATCATGCGCCTGGACGACGTCGACGGTACCGCCGTTGACAGCACCGTCGTGGACGCCGCCTCCGTCAACCGGATTGTGCAGCAGGCCGCCGCAATGGGTCAGCGCATCTACATCCGCCCGGCCGAATCCGCGGCCTCGTAACGCGTGAGAAGCAGTGCCCCGCGAGCGCGGTCCGCGCTCGCGGGTGCCGTATGTGACGAGCGCCCCCGTACAGCATGTGTACGGGGGCGCTTCGCGCACTGTGGGGCGGTGGGCCTCAACCGCCGTGGATCACCTGGGTGATGCCGTTGATGATCTGCTGCACCGCGAGGGCCGAGAGCATCATGCCCGCGAGCCGGGTCACCAGGACGACGCCGCCGTCCTTGATGACGCGGATGATCAGCAGCGAGTACCGCATGGTCACGTAGAGGACGACGTGGATCGCGATGATCGCGGACCAGACCGCGACCTGCCCGGCCACCGAATCGTGGTTCTGCACGGCCAGGATCACCTGGACGATGGCGCCGGGCCCGGCGAGCAGCGGCATGCCGAGCGGTACCAGCGCGACGTTGACGTCCTTGGTCTGCTTGGGCTCGTCGGTCTTGCCCGTGAGCAGGTCGAGCGCGATCAGAAGCAGCAGCAGACCACCCGCGATCATCAGCGCGGGGACGTCGATGTGCAGGTAGCTGAGGATCTGGTGGCCGACGAGGCCGAAGAGCGTGATCACCCCGAGCGCGACGGCCGCGGCCTGCCAGGCCATCCTGCGCTGGACCTTCGCGGCCCGGCCGGCGGTCAGCGCGAGGAAGATCGGCGTGATCCCGGGGGGATCCATGATCACGAACAGAGTGAGGAAGAGGGAGCCGAAAACGGCAGCGTCGAACACGGTGAGCCTTGCGGGATGAGGGTGTACGTACAGAAAAGGGCCCGGGGGCCGAAAGGACTGCCGCTCGGGCATCCAAGGAGCCGGAGCGGGGCGCGGGGCGGAACCCCCGGCCAAGGTGGCCGGGACGGAGCGCCGCTAGGAACGAGCGCTTCCACCCGCCCCCGGCACGGGGAAGGCCCCCGTGGCGCGGCGGGTGATCTCGCCGTAGATCTCGGGGTCGGTCGTGCACTCCCCGAGCCGGACGGCCTTGCGGCTGCCGTGGTAGTCGCTGGAGCCGGTGGCCAGCAGGCCCAGCTCGCGGGCGAGTGAGCGCAGCCGCGCCCGGGTGGGCGCGTCGTGGTCGGTGTGGTCGACCTCGATGCCGTCGAGTCCGGCGGCGGCCAGTTCGGCGATGGCCGACTCGGGCACGACCTGGCCGCGCTTGAGGGCGAGCGGGTGGGCGAAGACGGTGACGCCGCCCGCGGCCTTGACCAGGCGGATCGCATCGAACGGGTCGAGCTCGTGCTTGCCGACGTAGGCCCGGCCGCCGTCGGCGAGCCAGTCCGGCACGAAGGCGTCGGAGACGGAGTCGACGACGCCGAGTTCGACGAGGGCTTCGGCGACGTGGGGGCGGCCGACCGAGCCGTCGCCCGCGATCCGCGCGACCTGCTCCCAGGTGATGGGCACCCCGAGTTCGCGGAGCTTGGCGACCATGCCCCGCGCGCGCGGCACCCGGTCGTCCCGCACCAGCTCGCGCTCGCGGACGAGCTCGGGCTCCTCTGGGTCGAAGAGGTAGGCCAGCATGTGCAGGCCCACGCCGTCGATGCGGCAGGAGAGTTCGGCGCCGGTGACCAGGGTGAGGTCCCGGTCGAGGCCCGGGAGCGCGGCGATGGCCTGGGCGTAGCCGCGGGTGGTGTCGTGGTCGGTCAGCGCGATCACGTCGAGCCCGGCGGCGGCCGCGTTGCGCACCAGCTCGGCGGGGGTGTCCGTACCGTCCGAGGCCGTGGAGTGGGTGTGCAGATCGATGCGCACGACGCGTACTCCAGGGCATAAGGGGCGGATCAGGGGACAGTCAAGGATAACCGGCCGCTCGGGCCCCGCCGTCCCCCCGCGAGCGGGCCCCGGTCAGGACAGGACGCGGGGGGTGAGGGCCCCGCAGGGCAGGAGTTCCACTTCGGCGCCCGCGTCGCGCAGATCGGTCAGGACGAGCTCGTCGTACATGAGGAGCCCGGACTGCTCGGGCCACACGATCGCCCACAGCCACAGACCGCGCGCCTCGCCCGCGAAGACCGCGCGGTCGTCGGGGGTGCCGGTGACGTGCCACAGCGGGGTGGGCCGGCCGGCCGCCAGGACCTTGGTGTGCGGGGGGCGGTCGACGCTCATGAACGGGCCCGGGTCGGGTCCGTCGATGCCCGCGTACCGCGCGCCGAGCCCGACGCCCAGTTCCTCCGCGACCAGGATCAGCTCACCGATGCCGCCCAGCGGCCCCGGTCCCGAGCAGGCGACGGCGGTCGCGCGGCCGCCGCTGCGGTCGTCACCCGCGTACGCCACCCCCGTGAACAGCCAGCCGACCGGCAGCGGCCAGGGCATCCACACCGGGACCTGCGCCCGGCGCACGACGACCTCCAAGGCCTCGACACTGGGCGGGATCACCGGCTGGAGCGGATACACCGGGCCGTGTACATCGCACTGCCAGGTGTCGGCAAAGAGACCGGGCGCCCTGACCCGGCCTCCGCACTTCGGGCAACTGGGTTCGCCCCTCATAGAGCCCCACGGTCCTCCCCGGCCGTCGCCCCGTCAAGGACGATCACCCGTCCGGAGTGCGCTCCGCCTGTCGCCGCGGGCCCGGAAAAAGTAGTTTCATGTTGCAGTCATTAGCCTCCCTAAGCTATTGTGTGTATTGCGCAACGATCTGGCACGACCATCCAGGGCCGCGGTCGAACCCGTGGCCGAGGACCCGACGGAAAGTGGGAGCAGACATGCGGCAAGGAAAGGACCCTCTCGACGCGGGCGCGGGAACCGGCGGCCTGCTGCGCCAGCCCAGGGCGGTCTGGGCGACCGCCGGCGCGTCCGTCGTCGCCTTCATGGGCATCGGCCTGGTAGACCCGATCCTGCCGTCCATCGCCAAGGGCCTGGACGCCACGCCCAGCCAGGTGTCCCTGCTCTTCACCTCGTACTTCCTGATCACCGCGGTCGCGATGCTGGTCACCGGCTTCGTGTCCAGCCGGATCGGCGGCAAGAAGACGCTGCTCGCGGGCCTCGCCCTCGTGGTCGTCTTCGCCGCGCTCGCGGGCACCTCGAACTCGGTCGGCGAACTCGTCGGCTTCCGGGCCGGCTGGGGACTCGGCAACGCGCTGTTCGTCTCGACCGCGCTCGCCGTCATCGTGGGCGCCGCCGCCGGTGGCAGCGCGCAGGCGATCCTGCTGTACGAGTCCGCGCTCGGCCTCGGCATGGCGTGCGGCCCGCTGCTCGGCGCGGTCCTCGGCGACATGAAGTGGCGCTACCCCTTCTTCGGCACCGCGGCCCTCATGGCGATCGGCTTCATCGCGATCAGCGCCTTCCTGAAGGAGCAGCCCCGGCCCGCGCGCCGGACCTCGCTGCTCGATCCGGTCCGGGCACTCGGCCACGGCGGGCTCGCCTCGGCCGCCGCGTCCGCCTTCTTCTACAACTACGCGTTCTTCACCGTGCTCGCCTTCACCCCGTTCGTGCTCAACATGTCGCCGTACAAGTCGGGCGGCGTCTTCTTCGCCTGGGGCGTGCTGCTCGCGGTGTTCTCGGTCCTCGTCGCGCCACGGCTCCAGGAGCGGTTCGGCTCGTTGAAGGTGCTCGGCGGCTCACTCGTACTGCTCGCCGCGGACCTGATCGTGCTGGGCTACGGCAACCACACCACCGCAGTCGCCGCGACCATCGCGTCCGGCGCGTTCATCGGCCTCAACAACACCGTGTACACCGAACTGGCCCTGGGCGTCTCCGACGCGCCGCGGCCGGTGGCGAGCGCGGGCTACAACTTCGTCCGCTGGTTCGCGGCGGCCGCGGCCCCCTACT
Coding sequences:
- a CDS encoding DUF6758 family protein → MRGEPSCPKCGGRVRAPGLFADTWQCDVHGPVYPLQPVIPPSVEALEVVVRRAQVPVWMPWPLPVGWLFTGVAYAGDDRSGGRATAVACSGPGPLGGIGELILVAEELGVGLGARYAGIDGPDPGPFMSVDRPPHTKVLAAGRPTPLWHVTGTPDDRAVFAGEARGLWLWAIVWPEQSGLLMYDELVLTDLRDAGAEVELLPCGALTPRVLS
- a CDS encoding MFS transporter, coding for MRQGKDPLDAGAGTGGLLRQPRAVWATAGASVVAFMGIGLVDPILPSIAKGLDATPSQVSLLFTSYFLITAVAMLVTGFVSSRIGGKKTLLAGLALVVVFAALAGTSNSVGELVGFRAGWGLGNALFVSTALAVIVGAAAGGSAQAILLYESALGLGMACGPLLGAVLGDMKWRYPFFGTAALMAIGFIAISAFLKEQPRPARRTSLLDPVRALGHGGLASAAASAFFYNYAFFTVLAFTPFVLNMSPYKSGGVFFAWGVLLAVFSVLVAPRLQERFGSLKVLGGSLVLLAADLIVLGYGNHTTAVAATIASGAFIGLNNTVYTELALGVSDAPRPVASAGYNFVRWFAAAAAPYFAPKIEEWSDIHTPFVVAAVAAVVGAVIVWVRRTSLSHEAAELQPSHATEDGVSVFAS